The Amycolatopsis sp. 195334CR genome window below encodes:
- a CDS encoding IclR family transcriptional regulator, whose amino-acid sequence MGQHSGIGVLDKAVAVLQAVAEDPCGLAELCSRTGLPRATAHRLAVGLEVHRLLRRGPDGRWRPGTALAELAGGTTDPLLDAAGSVLPKLRDITGESVQLYRRDGVQRVCVSTAEPPSGLRDTVPIGSRLPMTAGSGAKVLAAWSDPHTQRAILTDAVYGERTLLEVRRRGWAQSVAEREPGVASVSAPVRDSAGTVVAAVSVSGPIERIGRKPGARWAADLLAAAEALQERL is encoded by the coding sequence GTGGGACAGCATAGCGGTATCGGAGTCCTGGACAAGGCGGTGGCCGTGCTGCAGGCGGTCGCCGAAGATCCCTGTGGACTCGCCGAACTCTGCAGCCGGACCGGCCTTCCGCGCGCCACCGCGCACCGGCTGGCGGTCGGGCTGGAGGTGCACAGACTGCTCCGGCGCGGGCCGGACGGGCGCTGGCGGCCGGGCACGGCTCTGGCCGAACTCGCCGGTGGCACAACGGATCCGCTGCTCGACGCGGCGGGCTCGGTGCTGCCGAAGCTGCGGGACATCACCGGCGAGAGCGTGCAGCTCTACCGCCGGGACGGGGTGCAGCGGGTCTGCGTGTCGACCGCGGAGCCGCCGAGTGGCCTGCGCGACACCGTGCCGATCGGGTCACGGTTGCCGATGACCGCCGGTTCCGGCGCGAAGGTGCTCGCCGCGTGGTCGGATCCGCACACGCAGCGCGCGATCCTGACCGACGCGGTCTACGGCGAGCGCACGCTGCTGGAGGTGCGGCGGCGCGGCTGGGCGCAAAGCGTGGCCGAACGGGAGCCGGGTGTGGCGAGCGTCTCGGCGCCGGTGCGGGATTCCGCCGGCACCGTGGTCGCCGCGGTCTCGGTGTCCGGGCCGATCGAGCGCATCGGGCGCAAGCCGGGCGCGCGCTGGGCGGCGGACCTGCTGGCCGCCGCGGAAGCCCTGCAGGAACGCCTCTGA
- a CDS encoding SDR family oxidoreductase, which produces MGALDGRVAVITGAGRGIGREHALLFAAEGGAVVVNDLGGANDGSGSDAGPAQEVVAEITAAGGKAVASTADVATWDGAAALVDQAVAEFGKLDVVVNNAGILRDAFLAGLGEAQWDAVIAVHLKGHAAVLHHAAAYWKARSKAGEPVAAAVINTASASGTTLPNAGQANYGAAKAGIAALTLVAAAELERYGVRVNAIAPIARTRLTLATPGMGAIFAQEVEAGEFDAFAPANIAPLVAYLASDRCPHTGQVFAVQGGSIQLLRGWSVAETTETEDPWTIDDIASRLAGWSLT; this is translated from the coding sequence ATGGGAGCACTGGACGGACGGGTCGCGGTGATCACCGGCGCCGGGCGCGGCATCGGGCGCGAGCACGCGCTGCTGTTCGCCGCCGAGGGCGGCGCGGTGGTGGTCAACGATCTGGGCGGGGCCAACGACGGCAGCGGCTCGGACGCCGGACCGGCGCAGGAGGTGGTGGCGGAGATCACCGCCGCGGGCGGGAAAGCGGTCGCCAGCACGGCCGATGTGGCCACCTGGGACGGTGCCGCGGCGCTGGTGGACCAGGCGGTCGCCGAGTTCGGGAAGCTCGACGTCGTGGTCAACAACGCGGGCATCCTGCGCGACGCCTTCCTGGCCGGGCTGGGCGAAGCGCAGTGGGACGCGGTGATCGCGGTGCACCTCAAGGGGCACGCGGCGGTGCTGCACCACGCGGCGGCGTACTGGAAGGCGCGGTCGAAGGCCGGGGAACCCGTTGCGGCCGCGGTGATCAACACGGCCTCGGCCTCGGGAACCACGCTGCCGAACGCGGGTCAGGCGAACTACGGCGCGGCCAAGGCGGGGATCGCCGCGCTCACGCTCGTGGCCGCGGCGGAGTTGGAACGCTACGGCGTGCGGGTGAACGCGATCGCCCCGATCGCGCGTACGCGGCTCACCCTGGCTACTCCGGGCATGGGCGCGATTTTCGCGCAGGAGGTCGAAGCGGGCGAGTTCGACGCCTTCGCCCCGGCCAACATCGCGCCACTGGTGGCCTACCTGGCGAGCGACCGGTGCCCGCACACCGGCCAGGTCTTCGCCGTGCAGGGCGGATCCATCCAGTTGCTGCGCGGCTGGTCGGTCGCCGAGACCACGGAAACCGAGGACCCGTGGACGATCGACGACATCGCCTCGCGGCTCGCCGGGTGGTCGCTCACATAG
- a CDS encoding MaoC/PaaZ C-terminal domain-containing protein produces MDDELKFDPGRLGEWTDEIRFDVTAERIAEYAAATNDPIPAHRNGELASPVFAIVPVFQSLLEPALEVVPLPLIGRVLHGEQDFRFHRPIRPGDRLVARARMLGYRGRPKGTAANVHLETRTADGDPVNDQYVTFVVRGFDAGAQVGELAPGHRFDEALREQPPVAEITQHLDEDQTFRYGPAAGDPMPIHLDEEIAKEAGLPGIIAHGLCSMAFTSWGALTELAGGDVTRLRRLAVRFAKPVFPGQDLHTRFWRTGSGGYAYETTAGAQVVLTDGLAEITD; encoded by the coding sequence ATGGACGACGAGCTGAAGTTCGACCCGGGCCGGCTGGGCGAGTGGACGGACGAGATCCGCTTCGACGTGACCGCCGAACGGATCGCGGAGTACGCGGCCGCCACCAACGACCCGATCCCGGCGCACCGGAACGGCGAACTCGCCAGCCCGGTGTTCGCGATCGTGCCGGTGTTCCAGTCGCTGCTGGAACCGGCGCTCGAAGTGGTACCGCTGCCGCTGATCGGCCGGGTGCTGCACGGCGAGCAGGATTTCCGCTTCCACCGGCCGATCCGGCCCGGCGACCGGCTGGTGGCCAGGGCCAGGATGCTCGGCTACCGCGGCAGGCCGAAGGGCACAGCGGCGAACGTCCACCTGGAAACCCGCACCGCGGACGGCGATCCGGTCAACGACCAGTACGTGACCTTCGTGGTGCGCGGGTTCGACGCTGGTGCGCAAGTGGGTGAACTGGCGCCGGGGCACCGGTTCGACGAAGCGCTGCGGGAGCAGCCGCCGGTGGCCGAGATCACCCAGCACCTCGACGAGGACCAGACGTTCCGGTACGGCCCGGCCGCGGGCGACCCGATGCCGATCCACCTCGACGAGGAAATCGCGAAGGAGGCCGGGCTGCCCGGCATCATCGCGCACGGCCTGTGCAGCATGGCCTTCACCTCGTGGGGGGCGCTGACCGAACTGGCCGGCGGCGACGTGACGAGGTTGCGGCGGCTGGCGGTTCGCTTCGCCAAGCCGGTTTTTCCCGGCCAGGACCTGCACACGCGGTTCTGGCGCACGGGATCCGGCGGCTACGCCTACGAAACGACCGCGGGGGCGCAGGTGGTGCTCACCGACGGCCTCGCCGAGATCACCGACTGA
- a CDS encoding SRPBCC family protein — translation MGKVNASVELPAPQEKVWAEFSNPNNFEKWLTIHTKWKGEVPAEFSAGAQATEVVTMLGMANAIAWTVGEFDAPNRLVISGTGMAGVKVTFELRVEPAGERSTATIDAEFSGQMIVGALGKAVEKDARKNLEKSLENFAALVA, via the coding sequence ATGGGCAAGGTCAACGCGTCGGTGGAACTGCCCGCACCGCAGGAGAAGGTGTGGGCCGAGTTCTCCAACCCGAACAACTTCGAGAAGTGGCTGACCATCCACACCAAGTGGAAGGGCGAGGTGCCCGCCGAGTTCAGCGCCGGCGCGCAGGCCACCGAGGTGGTCACCATGCTCGGCATGGCGAACGCGATCGCCTGGACCGTCGGCGAGTTCGACGCGCCGAACCGGCTGGTCATCTCCGGCACCGGGATGGCCGGGGTGAAGGTCACCTTCGAACTCCGGGTGGAGCCGGCCGGGGAGCGGTCCACCGCCACCATCGACGCCGAGTTCAGCGGGCAGATGATCGTCGGCGCGCTGGGCAAGGCGGTGGAGAAGGACGCCAGGAAGAACCTGGAGAAGTCGCTGGAGAACTTCGCCGCGCTGGTCGCCTGA
- a CDS encoding lipid-transfer protein, producing MANRVYVAGVGMTKFEKPGRRPDWDYPRMAKESGTRALADAGIEYQQVEQAYVGYVYGESTSGQRAVYELGLTGIPIVNVNNNCSTGSTALYLAAQAVKSGQADCVLALGFEKMQPGSLGSTFDDREQPLGNHLQALAEISEVLFPPAPWMFGAAGREHMKQYGTTAEHFAKIGHKNHKHSVHNPYSQFQDEYTLDDILGSRMIYDPLTKLQCSPTSDGSGAAVLVSESFVEERGLAGQAVEIVGQAMTTDFASTFDGSAKNIVGHDMNVRAARKVYEQSGLGPADFQVIELHDCFSANELLLYEALGLCADGEAGQLVDDGATTYGGKWVVNPSGGLISKGHPLGATGLAQCAELTWQLRGTAEKRQVDGVTAALQHNIGLGGAAVVTAYQRAER from the coding sequence GTGGCGAACAGGGTGTACGTCGCCGGTGTGGGCATGACCAAGTTCGAGAAGCCGGGCCGTCGGCCGGACTGGGACTACCCGCGAATGGCGAAGGAGTCCGGGACCAGGGCGCTGGCGGACGCCGGGATCGAATACCAGCAGGTCGAGCAGGCCTACGTCGGCTACGTCTACGGCGAGTCGACCTCCGGGCAGCGCGCGGTCTACGAACTGGGCCTGACCGGCATCCCGATCGTCAACGTCAACAACAACTGCTCCACCGGCTCGACCGCGCTGTACCTGGCCGCGCAGGCGGTCAAGAGCGGGCAGGCCGACTGCGTGCTGGCGCTGGGCTTCGAAAAGATGCAGCCCGGTTCGCTCGGGTCCACTTTCGACGATCGCGAGCAGCCGCTGGGCAACCACCTCCAGGCGCTGGCCGAGATCTCCGAGGTGCTCTTCCCGCCCGCGCCGTGGATGTTCGGCGCCGCCGGGCGCGAGCACATGAAGCAGTACGGCACCACCGCCGAGCACTTCGCGAAGATCGGGCACAAGAACCACAAGCACTCGGTGCACAACCCGTACTCGCAGTTCCAGGACGAGTACACACTGGACGACATCCTCGGCTCGCGGATGATCTACGACCCGCTGACCAAGCTGCAGTGCTCGCCCACTTCGGACGGTTCCGGCGCCGCGGTGCTGGTCAGCGAATCCTTTGTGGAAGAACGGGGCCTGGCCGGGCAGGCGGTGGAGATCGTCGGACAGGCGATGACCACCGACTTCGCGTCCACTTTCGACGGCAGCGCGAAGAACATCGTCGGTCACGACATGAACGTGCGGGCCGCGCGGAAGGTCTACGAGCAGTCCGGCCTCGGCCCGGCCGACTTCCAGGTGATCGAGCTGCACGACTGCTTCTCCGCCAACGAGCTGCTGCTCTACGAAGCCCTCGGCCTCTGCGCCGACGGGGAAGCCGGGCAGCTCGTCGACGACGGCGCGACCACCTACGGCGGCAAGTGGGTGGTGAACCCGTCCGGCGGGTTGATCTCGAAAGGACACCCGCTCGGCGCCACCGGGCTGGCGCAGTGCGCCGAACTGACCTGGCAACTGCGCGGCACCGCGGAGAAGCGGCAGGTCGACGGGGTCACCGCCGCGCTGCAGCACAACATCGGCCTCGGCGGTGCCGCCGTGGTCACCGCCTACCAGCGCGCCGAGCGCTGA
- a CDS encoding chitinase, with protein MFGRRSRALLVASAALLTLLTPAAAAESTQAAETCAVKSKPAGKVLQGYWENWDGASNGVHPPLGWIPITDSRIAAHGYNVINAAFPVILSDGTVLWQDGMDSTVKVATPAEMCAAKAAGATILMSIGGATAGIDLNSSAVADRFVATIVPILKKYNFDGIDIDIETGLVGSGNIGTPSASQANLIRIIDGVLAQMPSNFGLTMAPETAYVTGGSVVYGSIWGAYLPIIKKYADNGRLWWLNMQYYNGSMYGCAGDSYQAGTVQGFTAQTNCLNQGLVIQGTTIRVPFDKQVPGLPAQPGAGGGYMSTGLVAQAWNAYSGGLKGLMTWSINWDGSRNWTFGNNVKSLQGR; from the coding sequence ATGTTCGGTCGTAGATCCCGCGCGCTCTTGGTCGCTTCGGCGGCCCTGCTGACGCTGCTGACCCCGGCGGCGGCCGCGGAAAGCACCCAAGCCGCCGAGACCTGTGCGGTGAAGTCCAAACCGGCGGGCAAGGTGCTCCAGGGTTACTGGGAGAACTGGGACGGCGCCTCGAACGGCGTCCACCCGCCGCTCGGCTGGATCCCGATCACCGACTCCCGCATCGCGGCGCACGGGTACAACGTCATCAACGCCGCCTTCCCGGTCATCCTCTCCGACGGCACCGTGCTGTGGCAGGACGGCATGGACTCCACGGTGAAGGTGGCCACCCCGGCCGAGATGTGCGCGGCGAAGGCGGCCGGCGCCACCATCCTGATGTCCATCGGCGGCGCGACCGCGGGCATCGACCTGAACTCGAGCGCGGTGGCCGACCGGTTCGTCGCCACCATCGTGCCGATCCTGAAGAAGTACAACTTCGACGGCATCGACATCGACATCGAGACCGGTCTGGTCGGCAGCGGCAACATCGGCACGCCGTCGGCGTCGCAGGCGAACCTGATCCGGATCATCGACGGCGTGCTCGCGCAGATGCCGTCGAACTTCGGGCTGACCATGGCACCGGAGACCGCCTACGTCACCGGCGGCAGCGTGGTCTACGGCTCGATCTGGGGTGCCTACCTGCCGATCATCAAGAAGTATGCGGACAACGGCAGGCTGTGGTGGCTGAACATGCAGTACTACAACGGCAGCATGTACGGCTGCGCCGGTGACTCGTACCAGGCCGGCACCGTGCAGGGCTTCACCGCGCAGACCAACTGCCTCAACCAGGGCCTGGTGATCCAGGGCACCACGATCCGGGTGCCGTTCGACAAGCAGGTGCCCGGCCTGCCCGCGCAACCGGGCGCCGGCGGCGGGTACATGTCGACCGGGCTGGTGGCGCAGGCGTGGAACGCCTACTCCGGCGGCCTCAAGGGCCTGATGACCTGGTCGATCAACTGGGACGGCTCGCGCAACTGGACCTTCGGCAACAACGTCAAGTCCCTCCAGGGCCGCTGA
- a CDS encoding MASE1 domain-containing protein, which translates to MGSRSARWAAAVLALAVCYYLGARLGLEFALVRGQVAPLWPSTGLAVAAMLRFGVRLWPGALLGSLAANAPLGPSPLAVLGIAAGAAAAPSVAVLLLRHAGFRTELTRLRDVMSLVLFGAVAGMAISATVGVGTLTAAGAIPREEALTAWSVWWAGDATGLLVFAPAALVLFTAPRVRWPEITTAHWVQAAALTTGTLALAAAVAAGQVPWLFIIFPVVIWCAWRLGLAVVAPCLVIATTGTTIAAALGAGPFAGQALVNRMVLLQSFNGALVLTGLLLAAAAAEQRVATAISEQAGAELEARVTERTAMFTEAERVGRVGSWERDVATDAVTWSDQMFRLYGLVPRSRELTYQTFLAYVHPDDRELVTTTNEQALRDHLDTEIAHRVVWPDGTIRWLNRRASLVVDKSGVVRKMVGTAQDITAARTAAAETRLLLESGTDAILGFDAAGLVTLANDRAADLFGELTGEHIKRALPELDTDRAVQGAEVVGRRQNGAEFPAEVTLRPLSEAEAAFGGTVAVAVVRDLTRRKEAERARRQLQDEHRRRQQALEINDNVIQGLSAALYALDSGESERAVRTLRRTLDTARETMRNLLHDSTGIAPGDLVRRQPAALAPPAKPAADPRPAASAPVTAVIADDSREVRFALRALLESLPGITVVGEVADGIEAVRIATERQPDAMLLDLAMPAMDGLEALPLILAASPGTKVIVVSGYGRDQVAEQALRLGATAYVEKGGSTRLLANLLADLFSEIGRERREPPPSQDTDDHSGLDPQTELAVTCAHELRNPITALTSITQLLREQSDRMPSATVHKLLGAMARSLRQIDRLVQDLADAGRMLSGNLELLLEPTDLGDLARTVLGELADLTDDHPVELRAEAGVVAGVDPFRIRQVLANLLGNAAKFSPPGSPIRLTLAVEGERVEIAVTDRGPGVPAEHRDRLFGKFERLGSTQKGTGLGLYISQEIARAH; encoded by the coding sequence ATGGGTTCCCGATCAGCGCGATGGGCCGCCGCCGTGCTCGCGCTCGCTGTTTGCTACTACCTCGGCGCGCGGCTCGGCCTGGAGTTCGCGCTGGTGCGCGGCCAGGTCGCCCCGCTGTGGCCGTCGACCGGGCTGGCGGTGGCGGCCATGCTCCGCTTCGGCGTCCGCCTGTGGCCTGGGGCGCTGCTCGGGTCGCTGGCCGCCAACGCCCCGCTCGGCCCCTCCCCGCTCGCCGTGCTCGGCATCGCCGCGGGCGCGGCCGCCGCCCCTTCGGTGGCCGTGCTGTTGTTGCGCCACGCGGGGTTCCGGACGGAACTGACCCGGCTGCGCGACGTGATGTCGCTCGTCCTGTTCGGCGCGGTGGCCGGGATGGCGATCAGCGCCACCGTCGGCGTCGGCACGCTGACCGCCGCCGGGGCGATCCCGCGCGAGGAGGCCCTCACCGCCTGGTCGGTGTGGTGGGCGGGCGACGCCACCGGCCTGCTGGTCTTCGCCCCCGCCGCACTCGTGCTCTTCACCGCGCCCCGCGTGCGCTGGCCGGAGATCACCACCGCGCACTGGGTCCAGGCCGCCGCGCTGACCACCGGCACGCTCGCGCTCGCGGCCGCGGTGGCCGCCGGTCAGGTGCCCTGGCTGTTCATCATCTTCCCGGTGGTGATCTGGTGCGCCTGGCGCCTCGGCCTCGCCGTGGTCGCCCCCTGCCTGGTCATCGCCACCACCGGCACCACCATCGCCGCCGCACTCGGGGCCGGGCCGTTCGCCGGGCAGGCCCTGGTGAACCGGATGGTGCTGCTCCAGTCGTTCAACGGCGCGCTGGTGCTGACCGGGCTGCTGCTCGCCGCCGCGGCCGCCGAGCAGCGGGTGGCCACCGCGATCAGCGAACAGGCCGGTGCCGAACTGGAGGCCAGGGTCACCGAGCGGACGGCGATGTTCACCGAGGCCGAGCGCGTGGGCCGGGTGGGCAGCTGGGAACGCGACGTGGCCACCGACGCGGTGACCTGGAGCGACCAGATGTTCCGCCTCTACGGCCTGGTCCCCCGCTCGCGCGAGCTGACCTACCAGACCTTTCTCGCCTACGTGCACCCCGACGACCGCGAACTCGTCACCACCACCAACGAACAGGCGTTGCGCGACCACCTCGACACCGAGATCGCGCACCGGGTGGTGTGGCCGGACGGCACCATCCGCTGGCTCAACCGCCGCGCCAGCCTGGTGGTGGACAAGTCCGGCGTGGTGCGGAAGATGGTCGGCACCGCGCAGGACATCACCGCCGCCAGGACCGCCGCCGCGGAAACCCGGCTCCTGCTCGAATCCGGCACCGACGCCATCCTCGGCTTCGACGCAGCCGGGCTCGTCACGCTGGCCAACGACCGCGCCGCTGACCTGTTCGGCGAACTCACCGGCGAGCACATCAAGCGGGCCCTGCCGGAACTGGACACCGACCGGGCGGTCCAGGGCGCCGAGGTGGTCGGCAGGCGCCAGAACGGTGCCGAGTTCCCGGCCGAGGTCACGCTGCGGCCGTTGTCCGAGGCCGAAGCCGCGTTCGGCGGCACGGTCGCGGTGGCGGTGGTCCGCGATCTGACCCGCCGCAAGGAAGCCGAACGGGCCCGGCGGCAACTGCAGGACGAGCACCGCCGCCGCCAGCAGGCGCTGGAGATCAACGACAACGTCATCCAGGGCCTGTCGGCGGCGCTCTACGCACTGGACTCCGGTGAATCCGAGCGGGCGGTGCGCACGCTGCGGCGCACCCTCGACACCGCGCGGGAAACCATGCGGAACCTGTTGCACGACAGCACCGGCATCGCGCCCGGCGACCTCGTGCGGCGTCAACCGGCCGCGCTCGCGCCACCCGCCAAACCCGCCGCGGACCCGCGTCCCGCCGCCTCCGCCCCGGTCACCGCGGTGATCGCCGACGACAGCCGCGAGGTGCGGTTCGCCCTGCGCGCGCTGCTGGAATCGTTGCCGGGCATCACGGTCGTCGGCGAAGTGGCCGACGGCATCGAGGCAGTGCGCATCGCCACGGAACGGCAGCCCGACGCGATGCTGCTGGACCTGGCCATGCCCGCGATGGACGGGCTCGAAGCGCTGCCGCTGATCCTCGCCGCCTCACCGGGCACCAAGGTCATCGTGGTCTCCGGGTACGGCCGCGACCAGGTGGCCGAGCAGGCGCTGCGCCTCGGTGCCACCGCGTACGTGGAGAAGGGCGGTTCGACCCGGTTGCTGGCGAACCTGCTCGCCGACCTGTTCTCCGAGATCGGCCGCGAGCGCCGGGAACCGCCGCCCAGCCAGGACACCGACGACCACTCCGGCCTGGACCCGCAGACCGAGCTGGCGGTGACCTGCGCGCACGAACTGCGCAACCCGATCACCGCGCTCACCAGCATCACCCAGTTGCTGCGGGAGCAGAGCGACCGGATGCCGTCCGCGACCGTCCACAAGCTACTCGGCGCGATGGCGCGCAGCCTGCGGCAGATCGACCGGCTGGTGCAGGACCTCGCCGACGCCGGGCGGATGCTCTCGGGCAACCTGGAACTGCTGCTGGAGCCCACCGACCTCGGTGACCTGGCCAGGACGGTGCTCGGTGAACTGGCCGACCTGACCGACGACCACCCGGTGGAACTGCGGGCCGAGGCCGGCGTGGTGGCCGGGGTGGACCCGTTCCGCATCCGGCAGGTGCTGGCGAACCTGCTGGGCAACGCGGCGAAGTTCAGCCCGCCGGGGAGCCCGATCCGGCTCACCCTCGCGGTCGAGGGCGAGCGCGTGGAGATCGCGGTCACCGACCGCGGCCCCGGGGTGCCCGCCGAGCACCGCGACCGGCTGTTCGGCAAGTTCGAACGGCTCGGCAGCACGCAGAAGGGCACCGGGCTGGGGTTGTACATCTCGCAGGAGATCGCCCGGGCGCACTAG
- a CDS encoding STAS domain-containing protein, whose translation MPTAGDVCVELRVHRSGVVIGCVTGDADWLGAPALGRFLAKRVAAREDFVLDLRGLGFLGAAGLATLLETASSAAEENVSWAMVTWGPVVNRVIEAIGVSTVLPTHPTLFEALADVKAGRQRLDRAPFRSARRPVTVGSGFRPPPA comes from the coding sequence TTGCCAACGGCCGGAGACGTCTGCGTCGAACTCCGCGTCCACCGCAGCGGAGTGGTCATCGGCTGCGTGACCGGTGATGCCGACTGGCTCGGCGCCCCGGCGCTCGGCCGGTTCCTGGCCAAGCGCGTCGCGGCCCGCGAGGATTTTGTGCTCGACCTGCGGGGCCTGGGCTTTCTCGGTGCCGCGGGGCTGGCCACGCTGCTGGAGACGGCCTCGTCGGCGGCCGAGGAGAACGTGTCCTGGGCGATGGTGACCTGGGGTCCGGTGGTGAACCGGGTGATCGAGGCGATCGGCGTGAGCACGGTGCTGCCGACCCACCCGACCCTGTTCGAGGCACTCGCCGACGTCAAGGCCGGCAGGCAGCGGCTCGACCGCGCCCCGTTCCGGTCGGCGCGACGCCCGGTCACGGTGGGCTCGGGCTTCCGGCCGCCACCCGCCTGA
- a CDS encoding alpha/beta fold hydrolase, whose protein sequence is MDFEEILVRTDRLDFPALAAGDGPVVVCWHGFPDHPETWGPLAERLVAAGRRVVAPYLRGFHPDTADELRYGDSLTLAADAAAVARALDPDGVDMIGHDIGAGMVGRVAAAWPETLRRGVTMAVPPPATLVAALRDPAQQQRLFYLWMFTVEGVAETVLQLDRRLIDHLWATWSPGLTPSPEHRERIHRMYGDERYIANSLKIYRANFDPSRHDPALVDFGARSEATAGKPLLVMAGADDGCIAVEHFEHANRGLAPGSDVAVLRDAGHFLHLEQPDEVAERVLRWFDGA, encoded by the coding sequence ATGGACTTCGAGGAGATCCTGGTCCGGACCGACCGGCTCGACTTCCCCGCGCTGGCCGCCGGGGACGGGCCGGTGGTGGTGTGCTGGCACGGGTTTCCCGACCACCCCGAGACCTGGGGTCCGCTGGCCGAACGGCTGGTCGCCGCGGGCAGGCGGGTGGTCGCGCCGTACCTGCGGGGGTTCCACCCGGACACCGCGGACGAACTGCGCTACGGCGACAGCCTCACCCTCGCCGCCGACGCGGCGGCCGTCGCCAGGGCGCTCGACCCGGACGGCGTGGACATGATCGGGCACGACATCGGCGCGGGCATGGTGGGGCGGGTGGCCGCGGCCTGGCCGGAAACCCTGCGCCGGGGCGTGACGATGGCGGTGCCACCGCCCGCGACGCTGGTCGCCGCGCTGCGCGATCCCGCGCAGCAGCAGCGGTTGTTCTACCTGTGGATGTTCACCGTCGAGGGCGTCGCCGAAACGGTGCTCCAGCTGGACCGGCGGCTGATCGACCACCTGTGGGCCACCTGGTCGCCGGGGCTGACCCCGTCGCCGGAGCACCGGGAGCGCATCCACCGCATGTACGGCGACGAGCGGTACATCGCGAACTCGCTGAAGATCTACCGGGCGAACTTCGACCCCAGCAGGCACGATCCGGCGCTGGTGGACTTCGGGGCGCGCAGCGAGGCCACCGCGGGCAAGCCGCTGCTGGTGATGGCGGGCGCGGACGACGGCTGCATCGCCGTCGAGCACTTCGAGCACGCGAACCGCGGGCTGGCTCCGGGCTCCGACGTGGCGGTGCTCCGCGACGCCGGGCACTTCCTGCACTTGGAGCAACCGGACGAAGTGGCCGAACGGGTCCTGCGCTGGTTCGACGGCGCCTGA
- a CDS encoding VCBS repeat-containing protein: MHRHLKIRSTAAALLALAAVPALAGTASAADSGVTADFTGDGKADTAALAGTGDPARQQLVFNVVDGGTSSIVLPADPVAGPQDLRVTDINGDGRAEVLVTFSRGANTDFSTFVELGPDGPRTLTGPDGTRFDVTEGGGIAARLGYECASNAEGGRDLITLGATRIDTGNGGELVYEGQRTRYAVENGALTEVDTYNFAGAGQDDPVLKTDPASCA, translated from the coding sequence ATGCACCGGCACCTCAAGATCCGCAGCACCGCCGCCGCACTGCTGGCGCTGGCCGCGGTACCCGCGTTGGCCGGAACGGCTTCGGCCGCCGACTCCGGGGTCACCGCGGACTTCACCGGGGACGGCAAGGCGGACACCGCCGCGCTGGCCGGCACCGGCGATCCCGCCAGGCAGCAGCTGGTGTTCAACGTCGTCGACGGCGGCACCAGCTCGATCGTGCTGCCCGCGGACCCGGTGGCCGGTCCGCAGGACCTGCGGGTCACCGACATCAACGGCGACGGCCGCGCCGAAGTGCTGGTCACCTTCTCGCGCGGGGCGAACACCGACTTCAGCACCTTCGTCGAGCTGGGCCCGGACGGCCCGCGCACGCTCACCGGTCCCGACGGCACGCGGTTCGACGTCACCGAAGGCGGCGGGATCGCCGCTCGCCTCGGCTACGAATGCGCGTCGAACGCCGAGGGCGGCCGCGACCTGATCACCCTGGGCGCCACCAGGATCGACACCGGCAACGGCGGCGAACTGGTCTACGAGGGCCAGCGCACCCGCTACGCCGTCGAAAACGGCGCCCTCACCGAGGTCGACACCTACAACTTCGCCGGTGCGGGCCAGGACGACCCGGTGCTGAAGACGGACCCGGCCAGCTGCGCCTGA